The Tripterygium wilfordii isolate XIE 37 chromosome 5, ASM1340144v1, whole genome shotgun sequence genome window below encodes:
- the LOC119998264 gene encoding protein HEAT INTOLERANT 4-like — protein sequence MRKGAKRKTRETKSSSSSQENHEETIKATSRAKRVKASKPETEPEYFEDKRNLEDLWKEVFPVGTEWDQLDSVYQFNWNFKNLEDEFEKEKGKLRGKKVYLFGCTEPQLVHFKGESKVVCIPVVVAVVSPFPPSDKIGINSVQREAEEIVPMKQMKMDWVPYIPLEDRDSQVDRLKSQIFILRCTQRRTALKHLKIDRLKKYEYCLPYFYQPLKEDELEQSTEVQIIFPAEPKPVFCEFDWELDELEEFTDNLIKEEELSEDQKDAFKDFVKEKIREAKKANREAKEARKKALQEMSQETKTAYENMSFYKFYPVSDKDSPDAPDVSKVQSPYINRYYGKAKEVLPPICEKDANLLFRKI from the exons ATGAGGAAAGGAGCTAAGAGGAAGACAAGAGAGACAAAATCGTCATCGTCGTCGCAAGAGAACCACGAAGAAACCATAAAAGCCACTTCTCGAGCCAAGCGGGTCAAGGCCTCCAAGCCCGAGACCGAGCCTGAGTACTTTGAAGATAAGCGGAACTTG GAAGATTTATGGAAGGAAGTATTTCCTGTTGGGACAGAG TGGGATCAATTGGACTCAGTTTATCAGTTCAATTGGAACTTCAAGAATTTGGAA GATGAATTTGAAAAAGAGAAGGGGAAGCTACGTGGGAAGAAAGTTTATCTATTTGGTTGTACAGAGC CTCAATTAGTCCATTTCAAGGGTGAAAGCAAAGTCGTATGCATACCTGTGGTGGTGGCT GTTGTATCTCCTTTCCCCCCTTCAGATAAGATTGGTATTAACTCTGTTCAAAGAGAGGCTGAAGAAATAGTTCCGATGAAACAAATGAAAATGGACTGGGTTCCATACATTCCACTTGAAGACAG AGACAGCCAAGTGGACAGACTGAAATCACAAATATTTATTCTGAGGTGTACTCAGAGAAg GACTGCTCTGAAACATTTGAAGATAGATCGGCTTAAGAAATATGAGTACTGCCTGCCTT ATTTCTACCAACCGCTTAAGGAAGATGAGCTTGAACAGAGCACTGAGGTTCAAATAATTTTTCCAGCTGAGCCGAAACCG GTTTTCTGTGAGTTTGATTGGGAGTTAGATGAACTTGAG GAGTTCACTGATAATCTTATCAAGGAGGAGGAATTGTCTGAAGATCAGAAAGATGCTTTTAAG GATTTTGTCAAAGAGAAAATTCGTGAAGCAAAGAAAGCAAATCGAGAG GCAAAAGAGGCCAGGAAGAAAGCCCTTCAAGAAATGAGTCAGGAAACTAAGACTGCATATGAAAATATGAGTTTTTACAAGTTCTATCCTGTATCTGACAAAGATTCACCTGATGCACCTGATGTATCAAAAGTTCAG TCACCTTATATAAACAGGTACTATGGGAAGGCTAAAGAGGTCCTGCCCCCCATCTGTGAGAAAGATGCAAACTTACTTTTTCGTAAGATTTAG